The Theileria equi strain WA chromosome 2 map unlocalized gcontig_1105316255037, whole genome shotgun sequence genomic sequence AGAGGGTGTTTCTGTAGCACTACCTACCACAGGTAGGGATGAGagtatactgcattatatccatagggagtATCTGTAAGCCACTATtaagatggagtagtagaaggaTGTGAAGAAGCTTCCTCAGATTCActcttcatattttacataCCATTACATTTTTTTCCTCCATGGTtaccatcttcttccatagcagtactccattcatgtctcaactggtgtgagcagaatagtcagtatggatgagtatTGTATTCCCACCTGGAACAAAAGTCCACAAGTGGAtctatgcatactcaatatggtactCCTTACTAATCCATAAAAACACTTCATCAGTTAATCCGGATCCTGCGGAACCAGCAAGGAAGTACCCTAGACCAATACCAGCAGTAGTAAATCCGGTTTCAACAGCAAGTTTTTCAGCTTGACCTTCACCTTCAGAAGCAGTAGATTCAGTAACAGGGGCAGCAGCAGATCTTTTACCAGAATATTCCTCATCTTTCtttttttcttcctttagttGTGGTTCTTTGTCTAGTCCATCTTGTTGAGCATCTTCACTACCTCTAGCAGTTTCTTTAGCTTTAGCTTCATCAcccttctttttctttttctcttcttcctcaacttCATCTTGGTCACCTTCAGGCTGTTCATCAGAACGTAGTACTCCTTGTGGTTTAGCAGGCTCTGGAgtacattcttgcaagCTTATACATCCACCTGTACTCTTTAGTGCCCGCACAATATCATTATACTTTCCACATTCTGTATTCTCAATTAGATCATCAGGTGTTATATTTTGGAGAACATGAGATTTTGTCCACTCTTCATCATTACCTCTACTACCAGTGCCAGTAGGCTTCTTGTACCAGCCTTCGGCTTTATCTCCACCGTCAACGTATATAAGTACAGGGTTTCCTCCGCAGTATAATGCAGAGATAGTTTCTACACCAGGAATGGGAAATGTTTGTCCATTCAGttttatacgtcttctatTATCGGGCTTACTCCCTGCACTATCAAGATAGTATCTTATCCTTGCAAGTTGATTACCACCTATAATGGAATGCTTGTAAAAGTCACCAGATGGTGATTTATGTACGCAAGAAACTTTCCCACTAGTAACAGAGATATTTCCTCGGTCATTAACACCCCCAGGATTATGCTTGTAACAACAGTACTTATTGTCCTTTCCACTACTGGTATAATTCTTAGAAAGTTTGCTAGAATTCTGAAAGGATAGATCTATAGTAACAGCGCCATAGTTCGAACAAACCAGTTGATCCAGAGCTTTTTCGAAATCATTATTTCTGAGTGGAGGTCGAGAACTTTCATGTCCAGTTAATACAATCCACTTATTATCAGTATTGGCATAGTACTTTGGTCTACCACTCTTAACTTCTATCAATAGAACCTTCCCTCCATACTTCCAATAATATGCAGAAACAGAGGTCACCTTTCTATCACCTGAAAGACTTATATCTATACAGCTAttcttatcatctttaacttCCTTTAGTATGAATTGTCCTCCTCCATTCTGCAGAGTATGGGTGTACCTGTAGAAGTTGGTTCCTTGGGGTTCATTAGACCTTTTGACTTTAATAGTAACACCATTACCACTGGAAGTATTTGCTTGATATGTATGATCTCCACCATTTGCACTTTTGTTTTCTTTAAGTTCGATACTTACTTCTTCACTAGCCATAGTTACTAGAGTTCTCATAGCAAGTCCTCAGATATTGGCATTATAGTCCCTCTCATCAGTCTaattcatcctccatgttcagagaaTATGctcattcaaaactctgagatccatgagtagtctcaatgcgaccaaagggagcacatTCTCTTaactactccctagacaaccatacattcatcctctctcaCAACTGTCTTCTCTACCATATGGAACATTCCATCAGCATTTCTAGCTTCTTATGGACTCCATTCCTGTCATCTcacaggctcctatactcttTATACTCGCCACTTCTCCTCTACtcactaggctaatagagtcttcatcactcttctttaggctcccgttggtcgcccattcgttacactcattccatagtgatcaTCTCGCCAGTAGTTATTTGTCTATCCTTCTTTTAGAGACTTCCTACGGTAGGATAGCTATCAAGACACTTGTCTACCAGCATATAGAGACAGTGAAGAGATCCCCtaggctcctatactgcgtatactcgcaGTAGCTATCTACTCTTCTACAGGCTCCCATaggtcgccatagagctcctcctagctccgCTAGTACTCGCCCATTCATACCTCCACTTGTGTAGTAAATGATTAGTATGAATGGACACCCCTGAAAGCCGctccttttccatcaattCACCCATCCCTGGTAAAGTAGACACTTACCTTCCGGCTGCAATGCATGCATTCTTGATAAGTTGCATCGAGACGAATTTATCATTATCGGAAGCTTCAGGGTCATCCAAGACCCTTTTCAGCTGTTCCAAATGTTCGCTTCTCAAAAAGTGCATAATTTCAGTGAATGCTCTAAACGTGAGTTCCCTGAGGACAAGTTGTGGAACCGAGAGAAACTTTGAGTTTCCATCGCTCCTCACAAGTCCTGATTCAAGCGCTTTGACAAGTTCACTCAAGTCGTCTAGTCTAGTGTACTTTGTACTGGTGTTCTTTGCGGTTTTCAGAACATCGACGTACTGTTCCAGACCATTTTCCTTTGCAGACGAGAAGCTTCTTGATTGCTCAGAAAAGTGACTGGAGATTCCCGCAGCACCAGCCAAGGCTCCATATTGAAGTAACCCCTTTGGGGTCCTGGAACTGCCTTGGGACTGTTCTAGACACCCCTGCCCATTTAAACAAGAGCTCCCGCAAGATTCGCACGGGACCATCTTCTCGTCAATTTCTCTGCGTTTCCTCACGAACCCGTTGGTTTCGAAGCGTCTGGATGGTAGACCAGAGGAACCAGAAACGGCCGGTTTTATGAACTTATAGCCACGTGACCTCTTGCAGAGAACGCCAAAAAACCCCGTCATCAGAGAGACCATAAACCCGGAATAGTCACGTTTGCTTGAGCTATTTCTTCAGTATCGTCCCGTTTCCAGGACTTGGCGATTGGCGGTGCTTGTCTTGAATCTTCGGATCCACCGCCTTTGTGGAGCTCCTACTGCAGCAGCACTCGTCTCTTGTGGATATAAAAGTCACGGCATGCGATTTGAGGCAGCGAAAGCCAAATTTCAGACTCTGAGTCTGCCGAGGGCCGAGAGAAGAAAATGTGGCGTTTGGGAGGCCCACCAGAGCCAATTAAAGGGGAAAATGAGCAGGAAAATTCCATCGGCGCATAATTTGGGCTCTTGTCGGATATTTTAACAGAATGAAGCTCCCACCGAAAAATGTGCGCGTCAACTGCCTCTCCGTGCTCGGAATTCTACTTTTGTTTACCTTTCAGCAATTCATCTTTTACTACAACCTCTACTACCTCAGAGAGGTCAACTACATCATCTACAACCTCATCTGGGACTTTTCAATAGGTAAGTGGAATGTGTATTATGCGAGTATGCGGAGCATGGatcccgaagaatgagggactagagcgactATCCGACCATagggaggatgaagagCTCTTccgtctagtaggattaaggtcattactggagtacAACggaaggaggaatgacctaccgacgtcgaaGACTAGGcagtagatcactatggaatgagtgtaacgaatggaatagtgatgaGGACTCTATGAGCGGAGTGAATAGAGCTGGAAAGTATGCAGAGTATGGGAGCTTTTGTATTCACAAGGCTTAGTATGGAAGTGCATAGTATCACTACACTACGGCTAGATGCCAAGCATGGAGTCGTCTATTCTGGACATTGGACCATCTTTAGATGGTAGAATCTCTTCCATACTGCCAAGCagtgagctacttgtgagggagaatgaatgaatggtagtctagggagtagataggagactctcatggatctcagaggTTTGAAAGGATTTTGGGATAAgatagagaatgaatgacTGCTGTTATAGACATCAGCAAAAAATGTCCGTTTGGAAGACGGAATACATGCCAAGAGAATCCACAAATTAAAGTCAGGAAGGACGCTGTTAGTGGAGCTACAGACTATGGCTACGTTACTCATGAGAAGCTAGCTGGACAATGGATAGGTGGTCTTAAGTATGGTAACAAACCCCTTAGAATAGAAAATGGTGAGACATTTGGTAGATCAGAGGTGGTTACCGTCTATTATCATGAAGATGGTGACAGaacaaatgtaaatgtacCTCTAATACTTGGGGTCAAGGAAACGCGTGGAGGAAATTATGAAT encodes the following:
- a CDS encoding hypothetical protein (encoded by transcript BEWA_036480A); amino-acid sequence: MRTLVTMASEEVSIELKENKSANGGDHTYQANTSSGNGVTIKVKRSNEPQGTNFYRYTHTLQNGGGQFILKEVKDDKNSCIDISLSGDRKVTSVSAYYWKYGGKVLLIEVKSGRPKYYANTDNKWIVLTGHESSRPPLRNNDFEKALDQLVCSNYGAVTIDLSFQNSSKLSKNYTSSGKDNKYCCYKHNPGGVNDRGNISVTSGKVSCVHKSPSGDFYKHSIIGGNQLARIRYYLDSAGSKPDNRRRIKLNGQTFPIPGVETISALYCGGNPVLIYVDGGDKAEGWYKKPTGTGSRGNDEEWTKSHVLQNITPDDLIENTECGKYNDIVRALKSTGGCISLQECTPEPAKPQGVLRSDEQPEGDQDEVEEEEKKKKKGDEAKAKETARGSEDAQQDGLDKEPQLKEEKKKDEEYSGKRSAAAPVTESTASEGEGQAEKLAVETGFTTAGIGLGYFLAGSAGSGLTDEVFLWISKEYHIEYA
- a CDS encoding fumerase dehydrogenase family member protein (encoded by transcript BEWA_036490A) — its product is MVSLMTGFFGVLCKRSRGYKFIKPAVSGSSGLPSRRFETNGFVRKRREIDEKMVPCESCGSSCLNGQGCLEQSQGSSRTPKGLLQYGALAGAAGISSHFSEQSRSFSSAKENGLEQYVDVLKTAKNTSTKYTRLDDLSELVKALESGLVRSDGNSKFLSVPQLVLRELTFRAFTEIMHFLRSEHLEQLKRVLDDPEASDNDKFVSMQLIKNACIAAGR